The Numenius arquata chromosome 11, bNumArq3.hap1.1, whole genome shotgun sequence genomic interval TCCAGCTCCTTCCCCGGCCTCAGGAATATATGCATTACCAATTACCGGCCAGGAAGCCTTTGAAGTCCCCTCTTGTCCCCCCAGCCTCATCCTTCACCTCTCTAGCACCTTCTCAAGCTTCCAGGGGGTTTAGCTCCTCAGTGGGAAACAGCGTGGGCCAAACGGGGAAGCTGGAGCCACCAAGCCAGGAACCTCCATGCTTGATTCGCAGCCAATAAtcaaaaaatcccattaaaaaaacaacaatgcTCCAGATGTTCAACATCTGCCTGAGCTGGGGAGGTAAACACCTGACTTGGGACACCCAAGCTTTTATCTGGAAAAGATACTGGCTGCCAGCAGTGTCCGTGGGTGCGGGGACATGTGGGGTGAGCGGAGCACCCAGCACTCCCAGTTGGGCTGAGTGGTGGGAGCTGGTTTTTGGGGGTGAACTGGTTGGCACCATGGTTTAGTGCATCCTTGCTCAGTGCTGGTCTCTACGGGGTACCACGGGGACGTGGGGCCATCCCTCTGCCATGCTCCAGTTCATCCTCCAGATATCTGCTCCAAGCTCACCCCTTTGGGGGAGAGCCAAGCACCCTTGGCCACCCAGCACCGGCTTTCAGGGCACTTGGACACAGCAGGATGAGGCTCCTTGGTGACACCACACACAGGGTCAAGGGGAATCATTTTTCCCTCCCTAGTTTCCTGCTGCTGGGTACCCCTGGTTTGACCAGGGATGCTCTGCTGTCACCAAAACGATGGCTCTTTGCAGCAAGGTGAAACCTAAAGGCGAGGGAGGATGGAGACACGTCCTCACTTGGTCACCCCCATGGCACCTCCAGCACACAGTGGGGACACCCCAACCCTCCTCACCTGCTTGTAGGGGAACAGAGCCACCCCGACTCACTGGGGGATGAGAGCATCACCAGGATTTCACCCCCAACCACCCAACCCCAGCTCTgggccatccatccatccatccatccatccatccatccatccatccatccatccatccctccctgttGCTCTCACCCCGTCTCCTTCTCCCAACAGCGGTGGCCTCAGCTAAAAATCTTTGACAACTTGCCTCAGGAAGGAGACGAGGTGGGGAGAAAAGCCCAAATCCTACTTTACATTTAAATCCTCAGCGGGTACCAAGTGTCACATAGGTATTTAACACCCCACCACCGCCACCCGTTTAAAATAGAAAGCACTCTTAAAAATAGCCCCGAGTGAGCCACTGCTGATGTGACACTAATCCCTGTGTGCCGTGGCGAGGACCGGGATGGGGATGTGCCTCCTCCTTTCACCCAGAGAGCCCGAATAGCAGCAGGTCCCTTTAatgaagatgaggaggagcagggacCCAATTTAAAGCCCAGGGAGATGCTTACCCTGAACCCGGTGTTGTAATCACCGAGCCTTTATGAAAACAGAGGTGATCTCATTTTAGCTAAGGGTTTCAGCAGAATCATTTGCtgccttattaaaaaataataataaccagGTGTTTCCCAGAGACAGctcttttcctgccctttttcCTAATTCTTTCTTGTCATCGAGAAAGAAGAGGTcacattgtttttttttattctcttttcgtCAAGTTTCACCCTTTCTCCtccaaagaaaagaagggaaaaaagggggagaaaaaaagaattcttgtGGTGCATTGGGAACAGAAGCAAttgctttttctaattttaagACTTTCTTGCGGCTGCTGGTGCGGGTagtcccagcctgtccccagcacccTTCAAAGCCAAAGCCTGAAGAAtgggtccctgcctgccctctctGGAGGTCTTACATGGGCAAGCAGGCAGGAAAAGGAAGATGGTGATGATGGGTGAGGAACTTAGGTAGAGCCCGTGGCCTTCTGCTGCCTGGGATGAGTAGCACTCAGCTCACTGTCCCCAGCACTACCAGTCTTTGGGGACCCAAAGTCCCTCCAGGTGACAGTGCCATGATGTAGGTCCAAGGTCCATCCCCAAGGCAGGACCAGGGATGGACTTCAACATACCTTCAAAGGTCCATCCACTTTGGTTGGGTTGGAGACAGGTcaggctgcagcacagctcaAGATGCAACTTCTAGCCTGGGGCTGAGCTTATATGGactcctgggccatgggcaggttCAGGTGGGTGTCCCACGTGGGGCTGATTGAGGCCATTAAAGTGTATTAGTGCCCATCACCATGTGCTCAGGTCTGATAGTAGGAGCACTCCTCTCATTTCCAACCCAAACTTCATCCAGGCTCCGCTGCACCCTTCTTTCCCTGGAAAGATgtttttatggcatttttttattttcaacatgTCCAACATGCTCCCGGGCAGCAAACCCCAGCCCTTCAacctgtgtttttttcctggtgaCACCAGCCAGTCTCAGGGTCTCCTTGTTCCCAGGTCTCCCCAGCTGCTCTTCTCCACGTTTGCAACCTGCAGGAAACGCAGACATCCAGCCCCATCACCCTCACCCCAACCACATTGGACCCCTGTACCCCTTGGGGCTGTGCCCCCATGGAGGTGACACTATTTTGTCCTCCAGAGATGCTAACCCAGGTTGTCCCCAGGTTGTCACGCAGCATTTGGTGGCCCAAAAAATGGTCCTAGTTGCAGCCAGAGCCTGAAGATGTCCCATGGGGACCTGCAGCTGATTTAAAAGAGGGGGTGCTGGCTGCCCACAGCTGGATCACCCCAACAAGCAACTGGGGAGGGGTTGGGCTCCCCTATCCTTGATGCCATCTCCTCAGGAGTTTGGCAGAGCAGGAGAACTGGGTAGGGCTGTCGAACAAGTGGAAATTTGGAGCTCACATAtgagaattttattaaaattaggTCAGCAGAGTGTAACGGAGCCACTTCGGCTGCTGGCTGTGTAATCATCCCCTCAGGCTCCCCGTTTCAGATGCCCAGACATATTAAATTACCCTTAACTCTGCCCACGCATCCTCATCCACCATGAGGGCTTTGCGAGGAGCCTGCCCTGCTGAGCCGCAGTTTATGGTGCATTTCTAGTGATTTATGGTGTTGGCCCAAACCCCCGTGCATCGGCCTCCAGCAAAGGGATGCAGAGACCAAAGGCAACCTGGCACCTTGACAGCAGCTTTGGGGGGCCCAGCCTTGGCCACCCAATATATGGATGGGATGGGGTGTCTGAGCCCAAAGACTCAGTTTCCTCTAACGAAAGTGCTTGAAAAAAATGGAGTTATAGGAtaacaacagcataaaaatgATGGAGGGATGTGACATAATTATtcttggtggaggaggaggtcCAACACCTCTTGAACCGTGGCACCAGTGGAGATATGGCAGGGCTTTTCGGTGGTGtgagaaggaaacaaaacttgTCTGGCAAGATATTGCCCATGGATTTGTCTTCCCTCCCTTATTTTGGGAAATTTGTGGCTGATTTCCACCAAGAAAGGATGCGCTAaagggcagggaaaggaaaaagacgGGGAAGGAAAggcaataatgaaaaataaacagaaaaaaaaaacaaaccccaaaatatttatgCATGAAGAAACCACCTGGAAAAAGCTaagcacagggttttttttcacaccCAAATGCTCTGTTTGGGGGATGAGGGTGTCAGGGCACACTGATGCCCACAAATGCCcatgatggggtgggggggtggggtggaggagaaCAAAATGCATCAACTGGCTGCACAAATGGGTATAGGGGGTGTCGAGGGGTTCCCCCCagcttccccccaaccccccccgtctgccgctgCCCACCTCCTGCTTGGCAGTGCTGGGACCAGCCAGGCCCTCTGCCAGCTCCCCgacagagatggggagggggggggaggcgaGCTGGCAACCCTGCCAAAAATACACACTTCCAACTGCTGCCGAGTTGAATTTTCACGTTGTGCTTTGCCTCCCACACAAAATAAAGCCACACATTACCCACCCCCCccgcacacatatatacacacagaaacacCAGCCACGCGATGCTCCCAGAGACACAGCGATGGCTCCGGCCGGATGCCAGGGCAGCAGGTGCTTGGGTGGGATTGGGGAGCCCCGGGCAGGATTAGGGCTGTGCTTGGTGCTGGGCAGCCCTTGAGCTGGATGGGATTAAAGATTTGAAGGTGGGCGATGAGCCTCTTGCATCCAAAACCTCGGCAAGGTCATTTGATGGAGACCACGGTCCATGCGAGTTATAGAAGGGAGGAggttcttcctcctttccttctccttccagcctTGCCCATGGCATGGACACCAGCTGGGACATTACAttgattattttccattttttaggGGCTTATTTTATTCATGGCCCATGTGAGGTCCATCCCCTGTGGCGTGGCGGGGCCACAACCTCATCCCCAAGCCACCACAGGTCTTGATATACTCAACACTTTGCAAAAGACATAGGACTGGGGATCAAGCTCACCAGCatcccagccagggcagggggtgacagtgctgtccccgcagcccccctaCCTTCCTGTATATTTTGTCCCACAACCTTGGGACATTTTCcaccccctgcctcagtttccctacccACGGAGCCACCTTTTCCAGAGGCTGTGAGGGACGAAGGGACACCATGTGTGTGGGGATTTGGGGTGACACTCATGGTCCCAGGGGACATGGTAGACCCCAGAACCATCCTGAGAAGGGCCTGTCCTGCCACACCGAGCACCCAGGGACACCCAAGGCTTCACTGCCTGCTTGGGGCCCATGGGTGCTGTGCCACCAGGTGGGCTTTGGTCCCTGCCAAGGGGCTTCTGGAGCAGCTCCACTTGAGCAGAGACCTCCCAACTCATCACATTTGTGGTGCCAAGGGAAATGGCAGAGATTTAGGGGTGTGGTGTTACTGAGGAGCAAAAACAGGAGGGTCCcgtccagcagctcctctctgcccatccatccgtctgtctgtctgcaggTGGTGAGTCAGATCGACCGACTGACGTCGGACTTTGAGTTTGAGCTGGAGCCGGATGACTGGACGACGGCGAcggccagcagcacctccagcagCGAGAAGGGGGGGGGCGCCTTCGAGCTGGGACCCCTCGATTTCACCGCCTCCGACATCCTCTCCGACAGCTGGGAATTCTGCTCCTTCCTGGAAGCTTCCACCCCCTCCGACCCGGGCGATGGTCCCGAGCCCCCCCGGCTGCAGCCGCAGCCCCCGCCAGCTCGCCAGCCCGATTACCGGCTGATGAACGGGGGGATCCCCATCACCAATGGTCCCCGGGGTGGTGGGACCCCGGATTCATCCAGCGAGGAAGCCTTTGGCACGACAGCCAGCCAGAAGATCCTGCATCACCGACCGGCCGGCACGCGGGAACGGGTCCGGTTCAGCGACAAGGTGCTTTACCACGCTCTGTGCTGTGACGATGACCGGGACGGTGACAGCACGGCGTCCCCGGGGGATGATGGCCCCGAGGAGCCCGGCCGTAAGGTGCTGGCGGGGCCACCCTCGAAGCATCCTtccactggtggtggtggtggtggtggaccCCCAGCGCGGCGGCTGACGAGGAACAGCAGCACGCAGACCGTGGCCGATAAAAGCACCCAGACAGTGCTGCCTTATATCCCGgccaagcagaaaattaaaaataaaaactgacgCCAGCTCCGCCGCACGGATTCGGGGAGGGTGGGTGGATGGGGGGATTCCTggggagggacagaaaaaaaaaaatatatataaatatatatttaaataaatcaatactACTAATAAAATCAACATGAAAAGGTGGCAAAGAAGACAAATGTCCCAACTACCTACCCGTCATTTTTGAGGCTCAGggaattttaaactgttttttttgttttttttttttttatttgtggacAGAATCTTCAGATCAATAAACCGTCCATCCTggagaaataataacaataacatatatatattatatgtatatatgtaccaAGAGAGGGAAGCCTATATGGAGGGGAGAGCCAGCACATCTGAGgtcatggcagggggatggatggGGACGTGGCGGGGGTGGCTGGGCCGGTGGCGGGGACAGAATGTCCCTCCCTGGGACATTTTATCCCTTCTTGGCTTCAGAAGAGGCAGTGTGATCTACTTGGTCATATCTGATGTGTGAAAAGAGCGGGGATGtcacaccccgcccccccccccccgccaccacagGCTCAAGAGGGGCTTTGCAGAGAGCAAAACCACACCAGTGCCATGGAGCCGGGGTAaaggacaccccccccttccAATTCCTGTCCTTTATATCAGGTCGAGGGGAAATATTACCGACCTCCAAGTCTTGTAACCATCTTAAAATAATGTGGGAAACATGTCCAGCTTTCCTTTAGGTACCCGCTTCTCATTTTGCATTTCGAAAGCCACAGCCCCAAgataggggaagaaaaagctggaTTTGCTCTAAAAATTGAAGGAATCTGGCCTTCCAAATCCACGCTTGGCATTTTTTTCAGCCTCCAGGTTTTGCCGAAGCCTTCAGCATCCAAAGGGGTCGGTGCAGCACCTGGTCCCGGAGAAAAAACACCCCTTGTCCTCCCCACCGGCTCTTCTTCCCGCAGAGCTGCATTTGTACCACCAGCCCTCAAGCATCCCCGGCACAATGGTGTTTTTTCCAAGTctggcagcaaaaaaaaccctccaccttGACTCCTTATTTTTAATCCAGGTCAGAGATGCTCCATTTCAGGCCTTTTCCCAGTGCCACCCCGATTTTTACTCTGGAGCCAGGACCCTCGCTGCCACCCCGCTTCACTACCAAGGGCAAGGGATGCTCCTGCGAAACGTCCATCAAAGAGGAAGCGAGGGTGATCAAAACACATTGAATTCAACTCAGATCATGGCAGGAGAAAAGCCTTTCACCCAAATTATGTTgaattattcttttgttttgttttgttttttagtttttaggATGCAATGGATATGGCATTCCCTGGGGATCATCATCCATTCCCACGATGTGCAGAGCCTGGGGGGGTTTGGTGCCTCTGATCCAGGGAGCATCCATCTGGGTCCCCACCGGGACATCCCACCCCTGGGCAAAACTGGGAAAGGGAAGAGCCCCACAGAGGGGACCATGGGGGGAAGATGAtgctgatgatgctgacacatCCTCTTCCTCTGCATCTCTCCCTGCCCTCAGGGCTGGGACCCCAAGGGGAGCCTTAACTCCTTGTTTTTCACAAATAGGGCCACCAAGGGACGGGATGTCCCCATCCCATAtcctggagaggggacagccagGCTCACCCAGCACCAGCACGGGAAGATGTGGGATGAGACAACTCCTCTCCCTCCATTACTCCGCATGTCAACAGCTggttacttatttatttttatgagctTTTTACAGCTTGGCCCCATTGTAAAGGCATGATTAATAGATGTAGCTTTGTTCTTTAATAACTCCTCCTGAAGGATGCCAGGGAGAGCACGAGGGAAAAATTCAGAGCAGTCGGAGCCACAGAAGGAGATGTTTTTGGGCTGATCTGGATTTGGGGACAATCGCATCACCTGCAGCCCCGCAATGACCTGCACAAGCAgccagaggggaaactgaggcacagcctgGGGATGCAAAAGCTCCGGCTCCTGCGCAGCTCAGGGCAAAACCGCTCACCTTGGGGCCGGGGATTTAAAGCCAATTGCTGCAGTCAGGGCCATATGGACAAGGGTAATAGCTTCTTCCCCCTACGTTTCTATTAAGAATGAATTTACAGCCGTGCAAGCTTTATTTCATGCTCTCCCATAAATCCAAGCGACGGCGGTGGTAAGCGCTGTATTAACCTTTCGTGCCCGCGGATGGAAAAACCGCCATAAAACAGGGGTTAAACAGAGAGGAAGGCAATTCCTCTGCTCCCGTGTGCTCGGGTTAAGGGGTGATAAAAGCCACCGCTGATGTACGGAGAACCGCGGGCGATGTCCTTGCTGCTCCTCTGCACACCCAGAGGGGTTTTGCTGTTCTTATTTAGCAGCAAAACctgctgggttggggttttttttagggtaAAATTCAAGAGGATGGGAATAATCGTTGAaacaaatacagagaaactgttcaAACTAGTAAAAATGGCTTTGTTACACCAGCAACAAAGTTATTAATGGTGTTAGTAATGGCACCACCAACCTAGTTATTAATGGTGAATTAATGGACTTTGCTCTTGCAGGGACGAGATCCAGCTCATCGGAGTTATCGCCCATGGCCATGGGGAGGGTGATGTGGGACAGAGCTGGACTGGGAAAACACTTTGTCTTTGTCTTGATGCTATATATTGAGAAATTAACGAGCCTTttcccccccagcatcccagcaATGTCTCtgtcctccatccccagcccctctctggaCCCCAAAACCTGGTCAAGAACACCCGAAACAGCAACACGACAGTCACTGGAGCTGGCAAAGGAAGGGACAAAGGGCTCCTGTTTCCTCCAAGAAGCAATAAAGAAACCATCAGCAAATAAAATGAGGACACAGACCGGCCAGTGACCCAGAATGGTGGGTACCTCTGCCATGCATCCTGCTGATTTTTGGCCGGGAAGGATGCTCGGCGACTGCTCCAGCCGGAGCCAGGGTTTGATGGGGTTTAAAGCAGAATTTCAGCTTCACATTTAAATCCTCCCGGCTCTGACCCTCCCCATGGCTCCTGTTTAAGTTGACCCGAATTACAAGAGGCTCTGCTGGGGTTTGTGTTTTGAAGAAAGTACTCTGAGCTCACCCAGCCCCTCCAGATCACGAAATCCAGATGGaaagttacacacacacacccccagaatAAGCTGTCTCGCTACATCTCACTTCGGCAAGGGCTGAAAATAGCCCCCGACTGCCTGGAGATTTCACTTCTGAGCTCGCTGACATGAAAGGCAGCCATCAAAGTGGATAACAGGATATTTTACAGCCTAAGGAAGAACTCCGGCTATAGTTTGGGCTTCGGGAAGGCCAGTTCTGCAGGGGATGGGAGCCCGGACTGCACCCATGGATCCCTGCGCACATCCCGACCACCCCAGGAAGCCAAAacccaggctgtccccatgcaTAGATGCAGCTTTTTTGCTCAAATCTATTATGATCCACTCTCAGGGGACTGCACCAACCTCTCCCCCCCCAAGCAGAGATGGGCTTTATTTCACATAGCCCTGGCTCAGACCAGGCTACAACCAGCCCCCCTTGTAGCTCATCAGCTGGTAAAAACATCCCTGGATTTTTAGCcagcccgccccccccacccccagcatcgCTCAGGGCTGGTTGCTCGCTGCTGCTGGAAGACAAATGCTTTGTTTTCCAAGGGAGAGGCTATGCCTCCTGCCTCTGTTAATGTACAGCATCTTGTCTTATTTGTTCCTCGCTGTTCCACAGCTGAATTACTGCAAGTGATGTACCAGTGCTTTGCACGATGATGCTTCTTTATAGCTGCAAGAGGAGCACTCCTTCAGCCTCGCCTCCCGGCTCTCAGAAGTTCAATCCATCTTACGCCCTGCGAGGGGGCCGCCAAAGCTCTTCCCTCCTCATCCCTCTGGACAGAGTGCTCTGCTCCATGGGGAGAAAAGGAGCATCCCCCTAAAAGCTACAGTCCCCATGGGCTTGATGCAGCTCAGCTGCGTCTTCCCAGCTTGATTTTGCTCTGTGGTGCGGCGAGCCCGGGGTCGcatcctccccagctctgcttaTCTCCAGCCTCGGGGCCAGATAACTCTCTGACGATGGTTATTTCCTTGCAAGAAAAGGCTGCACGGGGAGGAGGTGAGGAGCCCTGCACCCAGCAGAGTGTACCCCAGGCCGCTCACAGCACCCCGAAGCTGCCCCCATCCCAGGGGATGCCCAGCCCTCTCTCCCTGGGGAGCTACCgcagcatcctgcagcatcctGTATCCCTTCACCTCCTCACCCCAGCTCAGGGCATCCCCCTCAGAGGAGAAAGGTGGGTTCAGGGGCACCCCCAAGCCACATGTCAGGGCTCTCGGTGACTCAGTGCTGGGTTATGGAGTCAGCCCAATGCAATTTGGCATAAAGCCCCAACGAGAGCATCTCCCCTGCTTGCGTTCCTCTCCAGGCTCTGCCAGCCGAGCCCTCCTGGCAGCCACGGGGTGGAAATGTATAAGCTGAGCCTGGCCAGACATGGGCCTGAAACAGGTACTCGTGGCCATGGCACGCTAATTAATCCTCATTTGTGCCTGGCACTTGCCAGCCTGTAATTTCACAGCTTGCTGGAGGCCTCGGTACCGCAGGATGGCTAACAGTCACTCTGTGGCCAGGACAGCTTCCCCATGCTCATGGATGGAGTGGTGGGCTCCAACCTTCTCCAGGGCTGATAACCCAAGGATGGAGGAGTGTTGGCTGGACACCTGGAGAAAACCTTCTGCTCTgccaggagagggaaagagagggacgGGGAGCCTGGATGGATACCCACAGGTGGGGTAGGAGCCATCATCCCACCCCAGCAAGGGAGCaaggaggggtgagggggaaacCAATGTCAACGGGGAGCTCAGAGCATCAGGCAAGGTGAAGCAGGTCCAAGGCAAGGTGGGAACAAGTTTGTGGTCAATGGGCATTACTGGAGAGCAGCATCCCTGCAACACAGCTCCAGCAGGGACCCATAACCCCAGACTGAGCTTAAATGGGCTCCTGGGACCACGggcagggtgcgggggggggtcccaggtggagCTGTCCAGGCCATTTGATGCCCCCAAGGCCATGGGAGGCCAGACTCAGGGTGAGGGTCTCTGCCTGACATGCTGAGCTGAGCTAAGCTGGCAGCTCCACCACCACCTTCAGCCCAGCAAAACCTGCTTCTCCAGTGGCCACCGCTCCTGGAGCTCAACCTTGCAGTACCTGGACATGACCCTTGTGACGCCAATGGgaaacatgtatttatttattacgTTATCTCAccttataaaatgcatttttctgggTGATGGCTGGGTGCTCTCCCACCACTGGGTGGCAGtgggcacacacacacgtacacacatgcacatgcgtGCCCCACGCAGGGGCTGCCTCCGTCCTTGCCGCCCCTTTGGTGACCTGTGCCAGGCGCTGAAGGTGGCCCCGTGTCACATCACCTCTGTGGGTGAACATTGTCATCACCCCGTGCTTCATCCCTAGTGGGGACGTGGGCACTGGGCAGCTTCAGCCTGGCTACATCCTGCTCTGAGGAGGAGAGCATCCCCCAAAAAATGCAGCCCAAAAGTTCAAATTTGAGACCAAAAGTGCTTCTTACCTCCATACTCTGGGTGTGGGCAGCAATCTGGGTCTTGCCTTGACCTCGGGACAAGGGGTGCTTGGCTGGAGAACCCCCCTGTTTGCAAGGCAGCACCCCCCAGAAGAGCCCCAGCTCCCCCCGGAGCTGCCAGGGTCCAGCTGAGCCTGCCAAAACGCAGCCGCACCAGAGGAGCCCTGGAGGTACTTGTAAGACAAGGGATGACATGCTTGATGGGACTTCTTAATTAGATCTCGCTAAACCAAAATGTACCGGGGCTCCCCTGGCAGAACAACGTCAGACAAAACATTAATCATGctccaaataaataattaaaacgtCGAGGGTCTTAGaagggggggacaagggggacaaaaaaacaggaaaaaatcaaagGTATCGGCACCAGCCCATAATCCCATAATAAGGAGCACTGCCACAGGGTCCAGTGATGTCCTATCCTTGGAGGGGAGCAGAACTGTGTCCCTAGGGTCACCTGAGCCAGGCAGGACCCGAAATGTTC includes:
- the INSYN1 gene encoding inhibitory synaptic factor 1, whose protein sequence is MDSRTCQDRQPSDHPSSSSSNCSSSKSNCERERIRSRMKMVIGQLEGILQELKEVAKELREVVSQIDRLTSDFEFELEPDDWTTATASSTSSSEKGGGAFELGPLDFTASDILSDSWEFCSFLEASTPSDPGDGPEPPRLQPQPPPARQPDYRLMNGGIPITNGPRGGGTPDSSSEEAFGTTASQKILHHRPAGTRERVRFSDKVLYHALCCDDDRDGDSTASPGDDGPEEPGRKVLAGPPSKHPSTGGGGGGGPPARRLTRNSSTQTVADKSTQTVLPYIPAKQKIKNKN